A single window of Watersipora subatra chromosome 9, tzWatSuba1.1, whole genome shotgun sequence DNA harbors:
- the LOC137403736 gene encoding synembryn-A-like: protein MPNGPPAQRQTISMSRIETFISDYGDKFTVTGLSSEDRAALLGSISLALEPNSSTCDSQKIVTALSAIRILSRDKLNIDRWFDEAIFCQLMRHSGLQHYREEGRVVLLPDNVDMGIVTEAMKCLCNLTFNNNTVQSLCAKERCVLSIIQRARTYTDESIHPEVKFYDMRLMFLITALVKTVRTQAMLEWEAMPVLADILQDMTSSTKDLSDSEADLAVEVLKAAYNLTLPISPWDDEFFPLESSLTRLVSEIRNLLCHSWATKEKHLEIIKHSSNLFTTLPVFTAHFLIPCHDESAAAAVARSFQGYDVSAIVEILRYLEVVLEDTTIASQRDRVLPLVTALTHLSRSDRIIRKYCRLRILPHLRDEVKRLPEEGDSLRNRLCKLLTTPNTEVKQVVADLLYVVCKENVSRLIKYSGFGNAAGLLAQYGLMRGSKVTPTADYSDDSDSETEEYKELEPDINPVTGRYETGKTDPMAGMSEEQKEYEAMQLINAMDRLQRLGVVQPSTIGSDGKPVPVEHVLQLAQDPASDENTD, encoded by the exons ATGCCAAATGGTCCTCCAGCGCAGAGGCAAACAATCAGTATGTCACGTATAGAGACCTTCATCAGCGACTACGGTGACAAATTCACTGTTACTGGCTTGTCTAGCGAAGATCGAGCAGCTCTTCTTGGGTCGATCTCTTTAGCCTTAGAACCAAATTCCTCTACATGCGATTCACAGAAAATAGTAACCGCTCTCAGTGCCATACGAATCCTAAGCAGGGATAAGTTAAACATTGAT AGATGGTTTGATGAGGCAATCTTTTGCCAGCTGATGCGTCACTCAGGCCTTCAACACTACAGAGAAGAGGGACGAGTGGTGCTTCTCCCTGACAATGTTGATATGGGAATTGTAACTGAGGCTATGAAATGTTTATGCAACCTGACATTCAACAATAACACT GTGCAGTCACTGTGTGCTAAAGAAAGATGTGTGCTGAGCATCATTCAACGCGCTCGCACTTACACGGATGAGTCGATTCATCCGGAGGTCAAG TTTTATGATATGAGACTAATGTTTCTTATTACTGCTTTGGTGAAGACCGTGAGAACACAAGCTATGTTAGAGTGGGAAGCCATGCCCGTCCTTGCTGACATACTGCAGGATATGACATCAAGCACAAAG GATCTCTCTGACAGTGAGGCTGACCTTGCTGTGGAAGTCTTGAAGGCAGCATACAATCTCACTCTTCCGATCTCACCCTGGGATGATGAGTTCTTTCCTTTAGAGTCGAGTCTAACACGACTGGTGTCCGAGATCAGGAATCTGCTCTGCCACAGTTGGGCTACGAAGGAAAAACACTTGGAGATAATCAA ACACTCATCGAACTTGTTCACTACGCTCCCAGTCTTCACCGCTCACTTCTTAATTCCTTGCCATGATGAGTCAGCAGCGGCAGCTGTGGCAAGGTCATTCCAAGGTTATGATGTGAGTGCTATTGTTGAGATTTTGCGATATCTCGAGGTTGTGCTGGAGGATACAACAATTGCTTCTCAGAGGGACCGGGTGCTTCCGTTAGTCACAGCTCTCACCCATCTCTCAAGGTCCGATAGAATTATCCGGAAATATTGCCGGCTAAGG ATCCTACCTCATTTGAGGGATGAGGTCAAAAGGCTGCCCGAAGAGGGAGATAGCCTGAGAAATAGACTATGTAAACTATTGACTACACCAAACACAGAG GTAAAGCAGGTGGTAGCAGACCTTCTGTACGTTGTCTGCAAGGAAAATGTTTCTCGTCTAATAAAATACAG CGGCTTTGGAAATGCTGCTGGCCTTCTTGCTCAGTACGGACTGATGCGTGGCAGCAAGGTGACACCGACAGCTGATTACTCGGATGATTCTGACAGCGAGACAGAAGAGTACAAAGAGTTGGAGCCCGACATCAACCCGGTTACAG GTCGCTATGAGACCGGGAAAACAGACCCAATGGCCGGCATGTCAGAAGAGCAGAAGGAATATGAAGCTATGCAGCTGATCAACGCGATGGATAGACTACAGAGgttgggagttgtccaacccTCAACCATTGGCTCGGATGGGAAGCCAGTGCCTGTCGAACATGTCCTTCAGCTAGCCCAAGATCCTGCGAGTGATGAAAACACCGATTGA